Within Marmota flaviventris isolate mMarFla1 chromosome 13, mMarFla1.hap1, whole genome shotgun sequence, the genomic segment CCAAAATTGCCATACTACAAAAATGCTATAGTTTTAATGCAACTCCTATTAAAATGTCAAtgatatttcacaaagaaatagaaaaagcagtcataaaattcacttggaaaaacaagaagtccagaatattcaaaacaatacTTAGTGAAAAAATGAAGGAGGCAGCAGGCATCACAATATctaatctcaaattatactatagtgctaccaaaatggcatggtattggcaccaaaaaaaggcaaaaagtcCAATGGAACAGAGAAGATATCACagagacaaaaatcacataaatactGTTACCTCAAGACAAAAGCACCAACAACATATATtgaaagaaaagacagcctcttaaACAAAAGGtaatgagaaaactggaaatatgtATGTGGTATATTCAAATTGAACCCCTATTCCtatccatgcacaaaactcaactcaaagtacatcaaggacctaggcattagtcCTGACATCCGGTAcccactagaagaaaatataggcccaactcTAAAATCATATTGgcctaggaactgacttcctcagcAAGACTTCTAAATTGCAACaaataacatcaagaatcaataaatgggaaggtaacaaagtaaaaagctttctcacagcaatgaaaattatcaagaacatgcacagagagcctacaaaatgggagaaaatctttaccacctgcaacTCAGAACATTagtcttttggatatataaagaagtcaaaaaaaccagctcaggaggctgaaacagaaggatcaacagttcaaagccagcttcagcaatgttgaggcactaagcaactctgtatcgaaaaaaatgcaaaacagagctggggctgggactcagtgttAGAGaacttgccttgcaggtgtgagatcctgcgtttgatcctcagccctacataaaaataaaaaaataaataataatcaagtaaataaataaataataatcaagtaaataaatacattgtgtccatctacaataaaaataataaaataaaataaaatacaatgcaaaacatacggctggggatgtggatcagtagttgaatgcccctgagttgaatcctcaGTACTTGAccctatgaaaaaaaaaatcaaaaaacttcacacacacacacacacacacacacacacacacacacacacataacccaATATAGGTAATATTCTCTTCTAGTGGGCATAGGATgtcaataaatgtgcaaaagaTCTGAAACTGGTAGTTCACAGAACAAGAAACACAAtgggtcaacaaatatatttttaaaatgctcaatatctagcaattagaaaaatacaaattaaaactacattgagatacCGTTCTTGGTCCAGTCAAAATGATACTTATcgagaatacaagtaacaataaatgctggagaggatgagagaaaaaaagttatattcatacattgctagtgaaactgaaaattagtTCAAGCACTCTGGAAAATAATATAGAGAGCGGCTCCGAGCCCGCGGGGCCGTGCAGACGGGGAAGATGAAGAGTCCTCCCATCGAGAGGGGATGGAGAGGGCCAGAGAAGACCTAGAACAGTTTGAGTACCAGGAACTGACCGACTGTCAGATGCAGTTGGGGGCCCCTGAGGAAGATGGGGgggaggcggaggaggaggaggaagaagagggggaaGACGCGGACCTGGTGGCGGAGGCCGAAGCAGTGGCTGCTGGCTGGATGCTCGATttcctctgcctttctctttGCCGGGCCTTCCGCGACGGCCGCTCGGAGGACTTCCACCGGACCCGCGACAGCGCCGAAGCCATAATTCATGGATTATCCAGTCTTACAACTTATCAATTGAAAACTGTATACATATGTCAGTTTTTGACAAGAATTGCAGCGGGAAAATCCCTTGACGCACAGTTTGAAAATGATGAGCGAATTACACCCTTGGAATCAGCCCTGATGATTTGGGCTTCAATTGAAAAAGAACATGACAAACTTCATGAAGAAATagagaatttaattaaaattcaggCTATAGCTGTTTGTATGGAAAATGGCAGTTTTAAGGAAGCAAAAGAAgtctttgaaagaatatttgacGCAAATTCTCACACGCCTTTAGAAAGGAAATTGCTTATGATAATCTCTCAGAAAAATACATTCCATTCTATTTTTCAACAGTTCAGCTACAACCACATGATGAAGAAAATTAAGAGTTATGTGAATTATGTGCTTAATGAAAAATCATCAACTTTTCTAATGAAGGCagcagcaaaagtagtagaaagTGAAAAATCGAGAAAAATAACTTCTCAAGATAAACTTAATGGTAATGATATTGAAATGGAAACTGAAGTCAATTTGGATAAAGTAAAAAGTGTTAGTGACAAACAGTCTGCGGTAACTGAATCCTCAGAGGGTACAATATCCTTATTGAGGTCTCACAAGAATCTCTTCATATCCAAATTGAAACATGGAAGCTGGCAGCAAGACTTTaatgagaaagaggagagagtaGGAACTCTTCAaagtggaaaggaaaaagaagagaacagAAGAGTCACTGAAAGCAAGAGAGTATATGTTtcaaacaaacaacccaaaacTCCTAAAAAACAGCGACCTAGGAAAAAACAGGCATGGCTTTGGGAAGAAGACAAGAATTTGAGATCTGGTGTGAGGAAGTATGGAGAGGGAAACTGGTCTAAAATACTATCACATTATAAATTCAACAACCGAACAAGTGTCATGTTAAAAGACAGATGGAGGACTATGAAGAAACTAAAATTGATTTGCTCAGACAGTGAAAACTGAATGTATTTGTTGAAGCTTGATAAAGGAcagttaaatattttgataactaCATTTTGTTTGAAACTTATTGGTCATTGATGTATctcaaaatttttgtttaaagcattatttttagtTTAGCAAAGATTTGTGCTATAGAGTAAAATTATATGCCTCATTTTGttcttcaagaattttttaattttgataaagtgtAAATATGTTAACTCCAACCAAATTCAGTACTCCATCCCCAAATCTCGTTCCAGTAAAAAAATGAAACCTGACGAGGGAAAAAAGCAgtttttttatttacctattttgtGTCTATAAGATACCTTCAGCCTCCTAAGACATAGcatgaaaatgaattttctcaCTAAGTGAACAGTAATAGCCCTTTTATATGAAACTTGATCTATGGCCTTAATATTCTACTTAATTACTAAAGCATTTGTTAATAGAGTGataaataaagctgtttttgttttcttttttgatactaaggattgaatccaggggcagttAACTGccaagacacatccccagctcccttccacctttttttttttttaacttttgatataaggtcttgataagttgatcagagccttgctaaatctctgaggctggctttgaacttgcaatcctcatgcctcagccttctgagtcgctggaattacaggcatgtgccactacaccgaGCTAAATAAAGCTTCTTTATAACCTGATGCTGAGTTCTCTGGGATGCTTTGATTTAATATGTCAATATTGGACATAAATAGTATTCTGTAAATGCTTAAGTTGTATTCACCATGATCATCTTTACATAGTATTAATAAATAAGGTTAAACATACCTTACTAGacaatttgaattttcattaatttatttagatGTCCTAGTCAAATATTAATAGAATTATTTAGCATTTTGTGTTATGTGATTTGTTTAGCAAACAAGTATTGAAATATTCAGGTAGTTGTGTTAAAatcatatgtaatattttatggtCTTGTCCATTTCTTATTAAAGttttttatactaaaaaaaaaaaaaaaaagaaaataatatagatattcctcagagaacttggaatggaaacaacATCAACCAGTTATAAACCCagttgattattgattttatttgttgcaatttagaagtcttgttaaggaagtcagttcctaagctgacctGATGTAGAGTTGGGCCTACatatataaccaaaggacttaaaatcaacatattacagtgacacagccacatcaatatatacatcagcccaattcacaatagctaagctatggaaacaacctaggtgcccttcaatagatgaaaggttaaagaaaatgtggtacatatacacaatggagtatttatcatccataaataagaatgaaatttatggcattttctggtaaatggatggaacttgagactattatactaagtgaaatagcCCAATACcaataaaccaaaggccaaatattctctctgattcTAAATAGAGTCAATTATAGCCCATGTATCtacaaaatacactctactgtcatatatatctaaaaatattaaaataaaacttggtgctgaaaaaattaaaaataataacagagttAAAAATCTTTCACCTAACACACCCATTTAGTAATGGATAGAGATGACTAAAATTCAGTGGTCTGGATACCCTAAAGCAAGACTAGAAACAAATGAAGCAACTCTTAGGGAATTATGCAGGTACTAGATCTTCATATATGCAAATTCTCAGCCTAGATCTCTCCCATATATTTGCAGACAACATATTATTGACAAGTATGGAGGAACAACCtcagaaaatgcatttcaggtgCTCTACTGAATATATCACTATTCAACTAATATGAATCTATTCTTACAACACTGACACAGAAAATTGTTACTTGACAGTGCAAACTATCACAACTCATGAGTCACAGATAAGACATAGGAAACTATAATACAGAAGCCATATGGAAAAGAATTCAACATTACACATTTAACCAGTAGCACAGGACACATCATCCATGGAAAGCTATTTTCTAAGCAGACACTCACATAAATGTGGAAAAGATATATATCCCTGAAGATGTACAAAtttcaatatagaaatataaaaaacataaaaaaaacaaggtaGCATAACTATTTCATAGTTCATAACTCTAGAAACTCTTTCCAAAGATAATGCAAtagacaaaaatgccaaaaaataaatttcaaaaaaaagttaaaatagtgaattaatttaaagatgaagcaaagaaaaactgagtaaattaaggaaaacaatggagggcatgagaaaaaaaaaacaatacaatacagattctgaaaaataatcaattaaaaatcttgaaaataaagagcccaataactcaaataaaaatatccagtTGAATTCAGACCCGTAGACTAGatcatgtgaaagaaaaaatagcagaGCTTGAGGTTGATGATGAAATATCACATTCAGACAATATcaacaacaattaaaataattgtaaacaACTTACAAACTCAATAGACACAATTCATAGGGGATTTTTATGAATCACTTGTACATATAATGAAGTACAGGCTATAGGCAATGCAAGCTttctcagtaaataaaataaactatttcttttaTCTTGTAAAAGTTATGGACATCCAGGTATAAGATTTTAGAATAACAAATGGACATGGCCGGAAAAGAACTTCTCCAAATCATAGTCTATAAAATTACCAAGGGTAAACTGAAATCTATAATAAGCTTCAAAGCAATACAaacatatcagaaaaatattagatttctGAGTAGAAATATTAAGGCCCAGTATAGTAGGAAATGGTATATTtcaaaccccaaataaaaaggttaaaaaaagaaacaaagacaaaaattgtAAAATGGTTAGAAAAGGTGGTCAGCATGTTAAggtgaaaaaatcagaaataaaaatccaaTTATCATATTATCTCCCTAACATGTGGAAtctgggaagaaaataagaatgactaGAGAATGGTGCAGGGAATATTAAGGAAGAGGGAAAGTAACTGGGGATGAAAAAGAAAGGACAGGGTAGAAATGGAAGTAAGAAGAGTGGTCAGGATTCAagtattgtatatgtgtgtatagaaaTATCACTGTGAAATTCACTAATTTAGGCATATAATAGGAGCTATATTGATAGTTGACAAGAACACCTGTTTAAGAATCAGCAAATTGaatgccttttaaaatatcatcagaagagctctatttctatttccttgGCTAGCCTTTGGCCAGTGCAACAAAAATATGACCAAAGAGAAGGGtgttaaataataaatgctgcaTTATCCAGTGACCACTTTGTTCCACCCTGAAAACTCAAGCACTGTGCCTGGACATGGGAGGTAATCTGGAAATGTTGGCCACTACTACTTTTGGATTTTTAATAATGAGTGACCTTGAAGGAAGTACTGGGGCTCCATGTTTAGGAGTAGTTGTCTGTGCCGGGTGTCCCAGGGTAGCTGGCCTGTTTCTTTTCCAGCCACCCACACCTGACAGGGAAGGTGCTGTTAAGGCTGCTCATGCCTCACTTTTCATCAGCAGAAGCCATGCCCAGCTGAGTCCAGCTGCATGGACTTGCTGGGAACATCTGAGATCACTGACCAGAAACCAAATGGTCACTGAAGGCTCTTCAAGGCACCTCCATCACCAGGCTCAGTGGTCATGAGTGTCTGTGCAGACAGATGGcacagcaccaccaccacctgcaCACCAGCCAGAATCATTCAGCAGAGTCATGTGTGTGGGCAGCACCTGGCCCGGCCACCATCCCTGACAATCATGCCATCCCCCAGTGGTCCCAGGCCTCTACCAGAGCAGATGTCCAGCATGGCCAATCAGCCCTGTGCCACCTTCTCAGGAAGCCCCCAGCACACCACTGCCCCAGGGATCAATGTTGGTTAGCATAGCCCCAAGTGGCCATGAGACCCTGCCTGATGTGACCAGCTCACAATTCCACTTACCCCTGGGTCCCCTTGTCCCCCTTCTGTGGTCACCTGGGACTACTCATTGGATCCCAGCCATGCTCACATCAAAAGAGGGTCCTAGATGTTACAGATCTGAACCCTGAAGGAGCTGTGCCTGGTTGGCTACATGGTTGCAGGGAGGGCACACTGGATGGAGAAAGGTTGCCTTGGCATCTTGGGGGGCACAGTGGGCACAGGTAGGATGGGTAGCAGCTGCTAACACACACTGTACTAAAAGCCACCAAGTTGTGACACTTCTGGGGCATTCATCACTCATGGCAGCGAGACCCAGTGTCAATGAAGAGGTTGGTGCCAGAAAATGGGAAGAGGCCCTGAGTCACCTGGGGTGTGACCTTTCCCCAGAGCAGGGGAGAAGGAAGTGGAGGAGAGAGGGGCCAAGACTCATGGGGTACCAGgaatttcaggaggctgaggcatggcTGGCTGACCTGCAAAGAACCTCAGTGCAAGGTCATTAGCTTCAGGGCCCCAGGCCTGTGAAACTGGGGGTGAAGTATTCCTTCTGTACTCACCATCATCCTGCCAGTCATGAGAAGTTACTGCTCTCCTTCCACAGGGCAGAGTCATCAGCACTGAATGGGTGTCACAGGACGAGTTAGACCATATCACCAACCCCTGTTCAAGATGAATGGTCTATGGACTCTCCCCAGTGAACCTGTCAGAAGCTGAAaagtgaacattcatgtacacaacacacacacacaaacacccctTTCCTCGACCTTCTCCATCACATTAAACACAAGTCCATCTGTGAGTCACTTGGGTAGAAGTCTGGAATCACCTCTGACTCTGTGCCTCCCTCCCATGTCTGATCTCTTGAAACTTCTGGATCCTCCATGACCATCAGCCTACTCTGCCAGGTTGTCTATCTCTCCAGCCACTGCACAGGACTCTTGATGGCTCTTTCTGCTCTGCACATAGTCCTGCATCCTGCAATCTGCTCTCCATCCACAGCCAGAGGAACCTGGTTACAGCagacaccatgcctggcctcattGTTCAAAGGCCAGTTCAATGAGCACTGTTCAATGCCCGCATGTCCATTTCACCTGGAGAGAGACCATGGTCCTCACAGAGCCTTGGAATCCCTGCAGCTCTCTCCACCCCACATGGCCTTGCTTACCCACCAGCCATGTTCACCTCCCCACTTTCCAGCTATAAACCAGGCCCACCTCAGGACATTTGCAC encodes:
- the LOC139701545 gene encoding telomeric repeat-binding factor 1-like — its product is MERAREDLEQFEYQELTDCQMQLGAPEEDGGEAEEEEEEEGEDADLVAEAEAVAAGWMLDFLCLSLCRAFRDGRSEDFHRTRDSAEAIIHGLSSLTTYQLKTVYICQFLTRIAAGKSLDAQFENDERITPLESALMIWASIEKEHDKLHEEIENLIKIQAIAVCMENGSFKEAKEVFERIFDANSHTPLERKLLMIISQKNTFHSIFQQFSYNHMMKKIKSYVNYVLNEKSSTFLMKAAAKVVESEKSRKITSQDKLNGNDIEMETEVNLDKVKSVSDKQSAVTESSEGTISLLRSHKNLFISKLKHGSWQQDFNEKEERVGTLQSGKEKEENRRVTESKRVYVSNKQPKTPKKQRPRKKQAWLWEEDKNLRSGVRKYGEGNWSKILSHYKFNNRTSVMLKDRWRTMKKLKLICSDSEN